The following are from one region of the Corylus avellana chromosome ca1, CavTom2PMs-1.0 genome:
- the LOC132165774 gene encoding disease resistance protein RPV1-like has translation MQDSNIKQVWKEIKILSRLKVLNLKNSKFLTKTPNFLQFPILEILILEGCTSLVELHESIGNLERLVLLNLEGCHNLRNLPGSTSNLKSLQILNLSGCLKLDKLPEQLGNMIVLTKLHADRTAIMQLPASFGLLKNLETVSLSGCEGQSSKSWLSRFSSWISPKSSNPLHFLPASISGLCSLRRLDLYDCNLSEDGFPIDLGCLSSLEELDIGRNNFLNLPQCIGSLPKLTTLMLSECASLQSILELPASLWILDASGCTLLETLPNLSNLKSSPHLYLAYCQKSVEIQKSVEIQKLESLEITAIIHLAHYHNQITEIGEFGYNLRSRFPSQFLSMGDKDQGIFLPGCEVPNLRLCPERHKRKAPRHRQNYLDERHRDIKLFVLVMFLLLVTSVVLKSVQQQFLTLLMR, from the exons ATGCAAGATAGTAATATCAAACAAGTCTGGAAGGAGATCAAG ATACTCAGCAGGTTGAAAGtccttaatctaaaaaattccaaatttctCACCAAGACACCAAACTTCTTACAATTCCCAATTCTGGAGATACTGATACTTGAAGGTTGCACAAGTTTAGTTGAGCTTCATGAGTCCATTGGAAATCTAGAAAGACTTGTTTTGCTAAATTTAGAAGGATGCCATAACTTAAGGAATCTTCCGGGAAGTACTTCTAACTTAAAATCTCTTCAAATTCTTAACTTGTCTGGCTGCTTAAAACTTGATAAGCTACCAGAGCAATTGGGGAATATGATAGTTCTAACGAAATTGCATGCGGACAGAACTGCTATTATGCAACTCCCTGCCTCCTTTGGTCTTTTGAAGAATCTCGAAACTGTGTCATTATCAGGATGTGAAGGACAATCTTCAAAATCTTGGTTATCGCGTTTCTCATCGTGGATATCACCAAAAAGCTCCAATCCCTTACATTTCCTCCCAGCTTCCATTTCTGGACTATGCTCTTTGAGAAGGCTAGATCTCTACGACTGCAATCTGTCTGAAGATGGGTTTCCAATTGATCTTGGGTGTTTGTCTTCACTCGAGGAATTGGATATAGGAAGAAACAATTTCCTTAATCTACCTCAGTGCATCGGCAGCCTTCCTAAGTTAACTACATTGATGTTAAGTGAGTGCGCGAGTCTTCAATCAATTTTAGAACTCCCCGCAAGTTTATGGATTTTAGATGCAAGTGGCTGCACATTATTAGAAACACTCCCAAATCTGTCGAACCTGAAAAGTTCGCCTCATCTTTACTTAGCATACTGTCAGAAATCCGTTGAGATTCAGAAATCGGTTGAGATTCAGAAATTGGAGAGTTTGGAAATTACAGCAATAATTCACCTGGCACATTACCACAATCAAATTACAGAAATTGGAGAGTTTGGATATAATTTGAGGAGTCGTTTTCCTTCgcag ttCCTGTCCATGGGTGACAAGGATCAAGGCATTTTCCTCCCTGGTTGTGAGGTTCCAAATCTTCGCTTGTGCCCTGAAAGGCACAAGCGAAAGGCACCGAGACACCGACAGAACTATCTCGACGAAAGGCACCGAGACATCAAGTTGTTTGTGTTAGTGATGTTCCTGCTCTTGGTCACTTCAGTGGTGCTCAAGTCAGTGCAGCAACAATTCTTGACATTGCTAATGAGATAA